The following proteins are encoded in a genomic region of Polycladomyces zharkentensis:
- a CDS encoding FMN-binding negative transcriptional regulator — protein MYIPKHFAVTDREKLIRFIKENSFGILFSQTDGRATASHLPFLLKEDEGEFGALYGHMAMGNHHWREIEGEVLVVFPGPHAYVSPTWYEEKDTVPTWNYVAVHVYGTFSLIEDHKQLKKILYDTIDFYESHMENPWTTDLETSANRRGMKGIKGFRIRITEIQGKWKLNQHHPLDRQQRTVQHMKKEERYDSREIARLMQENIDRTLRK, from the coding sequence ATGTATATACCAAAGCATTTTGCTGTGACGGACAGGGAAAAATTGATCCGGTTTATAAAGGAGAACAGTTTCGGGATTTTGTTTTCACAGACTGACGGTCGTGCCACCGCTTCGCATTTGCCATTCCTGCTGAAGGAAGATGAGGGAGAGTTCGGAGCGTTGTACGGTCACATGGCTATGGGTAACCACCATTGGCGGGAGATCGAGGGGGAGGTGTTGGTGGTCTTCCCCGGACCGCATGCGTACGTTTCTCCGACATGGTATGAAGAGAAAGACACTGTTCCCACATGGAATTACGTTGCGGTACATGTATACGGAACGTTTTCGTTGATTGAAGACCACAAACAACTGAAAAAGATTTTGTATGATACAATCGACTTTTATGAATCACACATGGAAAACCCCTGGACAACCGATCTCGAGACCTCCGCAAACCGGCGGGGAATGAAGGGGATCAAAGGGTTTCGCATTCGGATCACGGAAATCCAGGGGAAATGGAAACTGAACCAGCATCATCCGCTCGATCGGCAGCAACGAACGGTACAGCACATGAAAAAAGAAGAGCGGTACGATTCACGGGAAATCGCGAGACTGATGCAAGAAAATATCGATCGGACTCTCCGGAAATGA